From Ochotona princeps isolate mOchPri1 chromosome X, mOchPri1.hap1, whole genome shotgun sequence, one genomic window encodes:
- the NALF2 gene encoding NALCN channel auxiliary factor 2, translated as MFRGAWMWPGKDAAALTICCCCCCWAPRPSDKPCADSERAQRWRLSLASLLFFTVLLADHLWLCAGARPRARELSSAMRPPWGAGRERQPVPPRAALPLPPSPGGATASLGTCSPRYSNLTKAAPAAGPGPVCRDVPEPTGLDAACTKLESLQRLFEPTTPAPPLRPPGSPPRTRVEFPPAKKNLLKGHFRNFTLSFCDTYTIWDLLLGMDRPDSLDCSLDTLLGDLLAVVASPGSGAWEVCSNCIEAYQRLDRHAQEKYDEFDLVLHKYLQAEEYSIRSCTKGCKAVYKAWLCSEYFSVTQQECERWVPCKQYCLEVQTRCPFILPDNEEMVYGGLPGFICTGLLDTSPKRPETKCCDVQWVSCESEKKKFKEPEAPKTHHQQFHHSYFHHYHHQYHHYHPRHEPSGRVSPKPSLLTVSGGSRLSPSRIRLCVLVLMLLHTMVSFSSNQGGGGLGLETLPALEEGLTQEE; from the exons ATGTTCAGGGGCGCTTGGATGTGGCCCGGGAAAGACGCCGCCGCGCTGactatctgctgctgctgctgctgctgggctcccAGGCCAAGCGACAAACCTTGCGCCGACTCTGAGCGGGCGCAGCGATGGCGACTGTCCCTGGCGTCCCTGCTCTTCTTCACCGTGCTGCTCGCTGACCATCTGTGGCTGTGCGCGGGGGCCCGGCCCCGGGCCAGGGAGCTGAGCAGCGCCATGCGGCCGCCCTGGGGGGCCGGCCGTGAGCGGCAGCCGGTGCCGCCTCGAGCGGCGCTGCCGTTGCCGCCGTCGCCCGGCGGAGCTACAGCgtccctgggcacctgcagccCCCGATACAGCAACCTGACCAaagccgcccccgccgccggccCCGGGCCGGTCTGCCGCGACGTCCCAGAACCCACGGGACTGGACGCAGCTTGCACCAAATTGGAATCTTTGCAGAGACTTTTCGAACCGACTACCCCGGCCCCTCCTCTACGAccccccggctcccctccccggACCCGGGTCGAGttcccccccgccaaaaaaaactTGCTCAAAGGCCACTTTCGGAACTTCACTCTCTCCTTTTGCGACACCTACACGATTTGGGACTTGCTGCTGGGCATGGACCGTCCCGACAGCCTGGACTGCAGTCTGGACACCCTGCTGGGGGACCTGCTGGCCGTGGTGGCCAGCCCGGGCTCCGGGGCCTGGGAGGTATGTAGCAACTGTATTGAGGCGTACCAGCGGCTGGACCGACATGCTCAGGAAAAATATGATGAGTTCGACCTCGTGCTGCATAAATACTTACAGGCGGAAGAGTATTCAATCCGGTCGTGCACGAAAGGCTGTAAG GCTGTCTACAAGGCCTGGCTGTGTTCAGAATATTTCAGCGTGACCCAGCAGGAATGTGAGCGCTGGGTGCCCTGCAAGCAGTACTGCCTGGAGGTGCAGACCCGGTGCCCCTTTATCCTCCCTGACAATGAAGAAATGGTGTACGGAGGACTCCCTGGATTTATCTGTACAG GGTTGCTGGATACTTCACCAAAGCGGccagaaaccaagtgctgtgacgTGCAGTGGGTCTCCtgtgaatcagaaaaaaagaagttcaAGGAGCCTGAGGCCCCCAAAACCCACCACCAGCAATTCCATCACTCCTATTTCCATCACTACCACCACCAGtaccaccactaccacccccGCCATGAACCTTCAGGCCGCGTGAGCCCCAAGCCCTCCCTGCTGACGGTCTCTGGGGGCTCACGCCTCAGCCCCAGCAGGATCCGGCTCTGTGTCCTTGTGCTCATGCTCCTCCATACCATGGTGTCCTTCTCCAGCAACCAGGGCGGTGGGGGCCTAGGCTTGGAGACACTGCCTGCCCTTGAGGAGGGCCTCACACAGGAAGAGTGA